A window of Sphingobacterium kitahiroshimense genomic DNA:
AAAAAGTTTTACCAATATTAATCATGGATCCAGGTAGTGAGTATTCTGACAATGAACTCATTATTTTGCTTAAACAGAATAATGAGTTTGCATTTCGCCTTATTTTCGAGGAATGGCATAAAAAACTATATTTTTTCTGTATGCGTTATTTACAAAATAAAGAGCAATCGGAAGAAACTGTACATGATACCCTTGTTAAGTTATGGACCTCACGTCATAATATCGATGAAAATTTGCCTGTGGGAGCTCTACTTTATACAATCTGTAAAAGATTATGTTTAAATCGTATACGTGATGCTGCTAGAGCGGCTAATGCAGCCTCCGAAATGTGGAATAATTATGTAGATTTAATTGATAATAGTGAAGAAAGGATAATTTTATCCGAATTGCAAGATTTTACAAATAAAGCTGTTAGCAAGTTGCCGAAACAGCAACAACTCGTTTTTAAAATGAGTAGAGATGAAGGCATGAGTCAATTAGAAATTGCAGATAAACTTAATATTTCAAAGGGAACTGTCAAAAAACATAGTTCTGAAGCTATAAAGTATTTGAAAGTATATTTTAAAAACCATTTTTATTTATGGCTGATCTTAAGTTTATTAAGTAAATTGTAGTCGTAATTTACTATCGTTTAAATGATGTAAAGCTTCAACCTTTCTTTACAAGTTTTAAAGTCCTAATTTTTTTTTCGATTTAACTACTCCCTATCAGTTTTTCTGGTGTTATATTATACAAAGCTACATCCTAGAATGGCTTTATATATTATGAAAAAAGACACTCTTATATTACAATACCTTCTTGATAAATATACCAAGAGAGAGATAAATAAAGAAGAATTCGATTTGCTCTTGACGTATTTTAAAGATCATGACTCCTATAAAGATGTCGAAATTTTTATGGATAAAGATTGGGAAACCTTGAGTGAAGAGTATCCATTAGCAAAATCTAAAAGTGAAGAGCTCTTTCAAAATATCCTGTTAGACTCACGTTGTAATGTTATTGATCATTCTAAAAAAAATGGAATAGGAATCTTCAGTGTATGGACTTTAGCATCTGCAACAGCTGCTGCGCTTATTGTTTTAGGTATTTTTCTTCATTACAAAAGTGAGCTCAAATCAAAAATTAATACTGATCAAACACAGTTTGTCGACATACCTGCCGGTGGCAATAGGGCGACTTTAACTTTAGCTAGTGGAATAAAAATTGTACTTAATCAAAATAAAGAAGGCCTATTGATAGGAGATGATGTAATTACTTATTCAGACGGATCAATACTTGAAAAAACAACAGAAGTTTTGTCTAGCCAATCTAAAACTATTTATCAAACTATTGAAACTCCAAAAGGAGGTACCTATCAAATCACATTATCTGATGGTACAAAAATATGGCTTAATGCAGCTTCTACTCTGACATACCCGTCTGATCTCAAGACTTCAAAATCTAGGATAGTTAGCCTTGAAGGTGAAGCGTATTTTGAAGTTGCAAAGGATAAGTCCCGACCATTTATAGTTAAAAGTAAGAATCAAACTGTAAAAGTTTTGGGTACACATTTTAATATTAGCTGTTATGGGGATGAAAAAAGTGTCAAAACGACATTGATTGAAGGTTCTGTTGAGGTAAATGATGTTTTATTGAGACCTAATGAACAATCAATTCTCACAGATAATAAAATCAAAGTCTTAACTGTAGCGGCAGAAAAATCCATAGCATGGAAGAATGGCAAATTTGTCTTTAAGAGCGAAAATCTGGGAAGTATAATGAAAAAATTAGCACGATGGTATGATGTTGAAATTATAGTGGATGGAGATATTAGTGATAAGATATTTACAGGTTCTATCAGCCGATATGATAATATTTCTAAAATATTAGAAAAAATATCATTTACTCAAGCTGTAAAGTTTAAAATAGAAGGAAGGAGGATCATAATTATGCCATAGTTTTACAAATAAACAATTTGGCTAAAGAAAAAAAAACGGGAGTACTTCGAACTACTCCCGCCTAATTTGTTTGGCCTATTTTAAAATTCCTAACCAGAACTAAATTACTTAACCAAACCAATCAAAATTAATGAAAATTAATGAAAGACCGGGGGGAAATTCTTATGTCGGAACCCTCCGAAAAATATTGATTCTTATGAAACTCACGACATTCATATTGCTTATCTCCTTAGTTCAGGTAAGTGCTATAACAAATGCCCAAATCACAATTAAGGAGAGAAATATTACTCTTCAAAAAATAATGGACAAAATTAGTTTGCAAAGTGGCTATGATTTTATCTATTTAGACAGTGATCTTATAAATTTGAAGGCTATAAGTGTTGATTTAAAAAACGAAAACATCAATACTGCTTTGAAAATCTGTTTCGCAGATCAACCTTTGACCTATTTTGTAAATGACAAAACTGTCATGATTAAAAAAAAGCAATCTTATCTACTCAATTCGGTTGTTCAATCTATTTTAGTCCAAGATATTAAAGGTATCGTACTTGATGAAAAAGGAGCACCCTTAGCAGGAGTAACTGTTAGGTTGAAGGGCTCAAAAATAGTCGTCACTACCGATGGGCAAGGTCAGTTTTTTTTAAATAAAGTTGGTAAAGAACAGCAACTCCAGGTCTCATTTGTGGGTTATCGAACAAAAGATATAGTAATTGGGGTATCACGCGATATTACTGTTAAAATGGAACTAGCAACTTCTGTTCTGGAGGAGGTCGCGGTTGTCAATACCGGATACCAGACAATCTCTAAGGAGAGGGCGACAGGAGCTTTTAATACGATTAGTCAAGAACAGTTAGAAAAACCTGCAACAAGTATTGCTCAACGCTTGATCGGTACCACGGCTGGTATGCAGGCTACCTTGGATGCTGATGGCAATCCAAGGTTTGAAATAAGGGGCCAATCTGCATTAAATATTAGGGACGGTTTTGGTGTCCGCAATCAGAATGCGGCACCACTAGTTGTTGTAGATGGATTCCCGATTCAGGGCGATTTTAGTACAATAAATCCTAATGATGTTGAAACTGTGACCGTACTGAAGGACGCTGCAGCAGCTTCCATTTGGGGAGCTAAATCAGCTAATGGCGTTATTGTCGTTGTGACAAAAAAAGGTAAAAAAGGTACTCCACTCGCTATAAACTTTTCAGCCTTTACTCGTATTTCAAAAAAACTGGATCTTGATTATGTAAATCCGTTGGCATCATCTTCTGAAACGATAGATTACGAAATGAAATCTTTTGGAAATTGGGGTGCAAGTATTAATGGAGGGAATTTTCCTAATGATGTTTATAAAGCGTGGTCTCCTGGTACAATTGCATTGAGTGAATATAATTTGGGACATATCTCGCTTCAGGATCGTGATGCTTTACTTACAAAATACAAAGGGCTAAGTAACAAAAAACAGATTAAGGATGAATTGTTAAAAAACCCATCAGTTCAACAATACAATTTGGATTTCTCTGGTTCAAATGAAAGAATGAGCAACCGTGTATCCCTACTTTATGAGAACACACAATCAAATTTCAAATATTCAGACAATAAGAAATATAATGTTAATTATAACACTTCAGCGGATATATTTAAGTGGTTAAAACTAAATTTTGGCGGACTTGTAAACTATAATAAGATCAATAGAAGTGGAGCAAACTATAATGTCAATCCGTATGGGTCTCCTAATCCATTGGCTGATATTGCTAATATTGCACCATATGAAATGCTTAGGAATGAAGATGGTTCTCTCAATAATATAGGTAAATATTATACACCTATTATTGATAAGTTAGTACCAACATCGTTGTTTCCATATGCTGATTGGACATATAATCCAATTCAGGAAATTGAAAATAGAAAATATACGAGTGAGCAGTTGAATACACGGTTACAAGCAGGACTTTCTTTTAAGATTATTAAGGGACTTACATTTGATACTAAGATTCAATATGAGTTATTTAATACTACCAATAGAAATTGGAACAATGAAAACACTTTTTATGTAAGGAATATTGTTAATTCGGCGGCGAGCTGGAATCGGGTTACAAATCGTGTGACGCCAAATCTACCTAAAGGAGGAATTCTTGAACAAGGTCGAGTCAAAACAGAATCCTATATTTTCAGGAACCAATTAAATTTTGAAAGGAAGTTTAAGGAAGATCATGAAATTTCATTTATTGGAGGTACCGAAATCAATAATCTTGTATCACAAACTTTTACGTCCCCTACCGCTTATGGATATAATAGTGAAACGCTTGGCGTAGGAATATTTCCAAATGGTCCAGGTACGCCAACTGCTCCAATAGTTGACTGGACAGGTTTCAATCAATCATTTGAATATGTTAATAAATTTACGCATGTGACCGATCGATACTTTTCGCTATTTGGTAATGCCTCTTATACGTATAAAAGAAAATATACATTATCTGGTAGTATACGTACAGATGCTTCAAATCTTATTACAGACGACCCATCTTATCGCTATGCTCCTTTCTGGTCATTGGGAGGTAGTTGGCAAATAAGCAAAGAACAATTTATGCAAGAAAGTAAATGGATTGATCATTTAGCACTAAGAGCTACTTATGGCTATAATGGAAATGTCGATAGGTCGACTTCTTTCCGCCCTCTCATTGCCATAGAGCCATCTCCTAATCTTTATACAGGAGATTATAGAGCCACAATATCTAGTTATGGAAATCCTAATCTTCGTTGGGAGAAAACAGGAACTTGGAATATTGGTGTTGATTATAGTTTGTTCGGCGGATCTATTTTTGGTAAAGTTGATGTGTATAACAAGGCAGGTAAGGATTTAATTGCTACCCTTTCTATTCCAGGAGTAAATGGAACCACACGTCAAAACCTGAATAATGCAGCAATGACGAATAAGGGTATTGAACTGGAAATTGGTACCGTGCAACGTTTGAGAGGTAATGACATTGTATGGCGAGGAAATGCTAACTTTTCTTATAATAAAAATCAGATAACCAAATTATTTGTTGCAAATTATTATGCTTCGTCACTTGTTGGTGGAGGTTCGAATGCTTACGTAGAAGGTGAGGATTCAAATACACTTTGGGCTTATGAATATACTGGTGTAAAAAACAATCAGCCTACTATCGCTGGACCAAATGGTACTTTTTTTGATTTTGCAACGAATACCCCGGGCAATGGGACGACATATTTATTAAATATGGGAACTACAGTTGCGCCTTACACGTTAGGGTTTACAAACTCATTTAAAGTCTACGATTTTAATTTTTCTTTTATAGTTACTGGGAAATTTGGGCATAAATTTAAGAGGGAAGGGTTTAATTATCCAGCAACTCTACAATCTAGAGTATTACCTAATAAAAAGATTAATGAAGTATTAAATGGAGATCTAATGCAGGTTATTCCGCTACCGCTTAATCAAATAGAGCCACGGTACTATTTTTGGGGTAGATTTCATCCTTATATGAATTATTTGGTTGAGAATGCTTCTCATATTCGGATGCAGGAAATCAATTTAACATATAATCTTCCTTTCAGATTGGGATCGAAAATCAATTTGAAACGTGTACAAGTATTCGCTCAGGGAAATGATTTATTCACGGTTGTAGCTAATAAAGCTGGGGAAGATCCAGAATATCCTTTAGGTACTCTAAAACCGCAACCACGAATTTCTTTGGGTATCAAATGTGAACTATAAAAACGTCAATCATGAAAAATAGATATGTATATAATTATAACCTCTTAATTTTGCTTTCTTCATCGATCCTATTTTTAGGATGTAAGCGCTTTTTAGAAGAACCACCATCTAAGACCTCGGCTCTGGTTGTGAAAACAACAGCACAGATCAATGCTTTATTAGATAATCAGTCTACTTTTTTTCAAGAAGATAACCGTACGCAAGTGTATGGAACAGACGATTGGGGAATGAATGTTGACTTATATAATGGTGGACGTTCTGTGCTTTCCAATATTGCAAGTATCCAATTTTCTACTTGGGATTCTCAATATTTGCTCAATGATATTTCCGATAATTTTTGGTCCAATGAATACAAGAAAATATTTACAGCGAATATGGCGTTGAGTAGTCTGGCGAATGTAACAGGATCAGAGCAAGATAAAGAAATTATAAGAACTGATGCCCATTTTATCCGAGCTTACAGTTATTGGGCACTTGTAAATACCTACTGCCTACCGTACACAGAGGAAAATAAAAATGAATTAGGTCTTCCTATTAAAACAAGTACGAGTTTTGAAGAACCGATTGAACGGCAGCCTTTACAGAAAGTATATGAACTAATTGAATCAGATCTTTCAGAGGCTCTTAAGACATCGGTTTCTTTGACACAGTCAGGCCGTCCTCGACATTGGCGAGCAAGTAAAGAAGCCGTGAATGCTTTCGCAGCTCGTTATTTTCTGCATAAAAATAATTATAATAAAGCCGTAGAACATGCGGATGAAACTTTAAAGGGGTATAATTTACTCGTTGATTATAACACCGAGATGCGCTATGGAATTGATGGCACTGCCGGAATAAATGCAGGAACGCCCCAAGCGGAAACAGTAACGCTGAAATATCCATATACACATAACAACCAAAGTGACCAAACAGATATGATCGCATGGAAGGAGTTCCTTTATTTTCGGATGTTAAGTTTAGGAACTTGGTGGTATATTCCAAGTAAAGAATTACTTGCTCTTTATGATAAAGAGAATGATTTAAGATATAAATACCATATGGTAGAAAACTATTCTTACGATCGTGGTATGGTAAAACCAGCGTATAGTTATCCGGGATATGTTTTCTTTTTCAAACAATGGACACCTTCTGGCCCAACAGTAGCGGAAACACTTTTAATAAAAGCAGAAGCACAAGCGCGTCTAAATGAAGTTCAAAATGCAATGAATACAGTAAACATTTTACGGTCAAAAAGAATGAAGCCAGGACCTTGGGTAGATCTAACGGCAAGCTCTAAAGAAGATGCAATAAAAAAGATTCTAGAAGAAAGAAGAAGAGAAATGCCATTTGTACAACGGTGGTTTGATATTCGACGATACAATAATAATGAAGATCCAAATGATGATATCATTTTGACGAGAGACTTTTATCCCTATAATGGTACAAATGTATTGTTCAACGAACCTGTTAAAACCTATACTTTGCCCAAAAATTCTAGAAGATATGCCAGTCCAATTCCTTCAACAGAGATCATTTCTAGCAATGGAGTAATTGTTCAAAATAATTATTAAAAATTAATTCACAAAAAAAGAAAAATGATGAAAACGTCAACAATCATAAGTATAGTGCTATATATTATTTTAGCATCTGTAGGTAGCAAAGCTCAAGCCCAAAAATCCAAAGAAGACAATTATCAAATCAATGGACAGATAAAAGGATTGAATAATAATCAGATCTTTATCATTGTTTATAAAGAAGGTAATGAAAAAACTGATACGTTAACAACGATCAGCGTAGGTGAAAAATTTGAGATGAAAGGGTTTACAGATAAGTCTAGATCAGTACAACTGCATTTGGGAGAAATAAATCCTCGTAAAAATTCTTACTTTTATTTAGAGCCCGGAATAATAAAAATTACAGGAAACGTTGATCATCCTGATGAAATCAAAATATTGGGTACGGAAACAAATGAAGCTTATACCAGAACACAAGAGTTTTTAGTGCCTTTGTATAAAAGAAGATCTGCATTGATCCAACAGATACGAAATCTAAAAGAGGGTACTCCCGATTACAAAAACTTAGCAGTATCAATAAAAAGTAAGAGTGATTCGGTAAACGATTACAAGATTTTATTTATAAAGGAAAACCCGCGCTCAGATATTAGTTTGGGTTATTTATATGTTCTTCAAGATAACCTTCCGGTTGGTCTCGCAGACTCATTATACACAAACCTAGTTCCCAACCTAAGGTCAACAGTACAGGGCAAATATATTGGTGATAAATTAGCAGCAAGTAAAACCGTTGCAGTAGGTAAGAAAGCACCTGATTTCACATCTTCAGACACCACCGGAGCAGCTATAAAATTAAGTGATTTTAAAGGAAAATATGTGTTGCTTGAATTTTGGGCACACTGGTGTGTACCTTGTCGAGCGCAACATCCCCATATGAAGGTTATTTATGACAAGTTTAAAGATAAAGGGTTTACCATATTGCAATATTCCATTGACGTGAAAAAAGATGAAAAAAAATGGAAAGAGGCAATTGTTAAAGATGGATTAGTATGGCCACAGGCTTCTGATCTTTCTAACGGTAAAGCTCCAGTGGCAGAACTTTACGGCGTTCAACCAATACCTGACAGTTTTCTGATCTCTCCTGATGGAACCATTATTGGACGTAGATTAAGTCATCAAGAACTAGAAGATATACTTAGCCAAAAATTAAGTAAATGATATCTTTAATTTAATTTTTTTAGATGGTATTATGGAATTTTTAATACTTTAGCATGCTTTAAAGTCTATTGCCCAATCACGGAAGGTAATAGACTTTTTTGCTTTAATGAGTATTGTAGTTTGTCTTAACATTTGAGTTTTTTTTTGCAATATCTTTTGAATAATTCAATTTAACATTTTATTTTATTCTCCCCCTGACACATTTCTAGTTACACTCTCGTTTGTAGGCTTAAAATTTAAGTTTGCTATATCTTTACTTATACGCCCGTTTAGCTGTTTTATTTTTTGAAAACGTCTTTCATTTGATTTTGTGTTGCAGCGACTTTTATTTTTATCAGCTTTATTCTCTATCAAAAAGCTTGATATTAATTCGTGGTAGTGATAGGAATGGGCATGCAGATTCATTATTTTCTTTCTATATCCCTTAGCAAGACCTGGTTCTTTTTGAGTTAAAAAACAGGAGTCTGATAGTGCAGTCAATGACATAAAGGCTTTTTTCCTGGCAACTCTCATGTTTAAGTGAGATTGATCATTGGGTAGGTGAAGAAAGTCCATTACAGCCTCCTTAAATTTATTATTTTCCTGCAGTACATTTTTGATTATAATATCTATCTTTTGACCGGCTCTTATTGGAATTAAATACCAGCACAAAACTGATAGTCCACATCCTAAACAAGTAAATAATAGGCGGTTTGTCGAAATGTTAATTATATTGTGCTCTGTTAAGTTTAAAGCTACGACAACAGATGCGGTAATAAAAGCGACAGAAATATCATAATAGCGGCGGTTAAAAATTAAAAAACAGAACATAAGTATTCCAGCGAAAAGGATAGAATAATAAATATCCGTTGTTAGATTAACTATTAATGATCCTAAAATTAAACCGATCATGGTTCCGGTCAGTCTATCAATATTGCGAACAACTGTAGCCGAGAAAGTTGGCCTAGTAACGACAATGATAGTCATAAAGATCCAGTAGGTATATTTCATTTCTGATAATATATACCCAAAAATCCCGCCTACTAAAAATAAAAAAGCCATCCGGAGAGCAAACATCGATAATGGTGTATAGGAATGAATATGATACCAGATATCTTTTATTGATGATTTTACCGGAGTAATAAAGCTATCATAATCGATTTGACGATCATAGAATGCCTTAACTAGATGATCTTCATTACCTTCCTCTAATAGTCGTCTAGATTGTATAAAAGCTGTTGAATTTTCGATAACATCAATTAGTGCTTCATTTGCACTTTTATTATGGCGAAAGTTTATTTGCTCCAGATCTTCTATACCTCTAGAGATTTGCTGGATGTAATATGAATCTTTGCTATTATTTTTTTGATTGTGCATTGTTGTTTCAACACAATCTGCAACAGCCAGTATTAATGCTTTAACTTTTTTTGAAGCTCCGATTTGATCAAGCTCCATACGAATCTCTTGGTAATCTCTATTTACGGAAGTGGCCAAGGAATAGAGGTCAATCAATTGGTAAGCATGTATCCAAAGCGGATATGCAGTTTCATTTTGAAAAGTGTTTTTATTTTGTAGTAAGAGATAGCGTATCAGCTCATGCTGTTCTGCTAAACGGATACTGATTTGGGCTGCTTCCTTGTAAATTTGATTTAAAGGATCATCTTTAACATAATATTTTGCTTTTACCCGTAGTAACTGAGCTGATGTAAGATAGCAAATGTTAAGAGCACGTTTAAGTTCCCATAGCGGAAATAAACGAGAGTGAATTATACTGACCAAATGATAAAATGCAGTTCCAGCCCCTGCAAATAGAGCAAATTGTAACGGATCATGAGGATGCAACCCCATTGTAAAAGTAATCATAAACAGATTTGTTACTCCTACCATACCTATACGTTTTCCGAGCGCTGTAAACATCGTGAAGATGGCGGCAGCAGCACTTACTGCTACGATAAGAAAAATAGGGTATGGGAGCAAGACTCCAACTGTCAATGCTATTGTCATTGTCCAGAATATACCAGATCTAGCAACAAGCAATTTATCTTTTTGGCGACCAGGAAAATCTGTCATTGAGGCATTCATGGCCGCGATTAAAAATGGAACACTATAGTCCAGATGATAATAATATCCGATCAAAAATGCGGGTATCATTGCCGAAAGACAAGCTCTTAAAGCCTCCGGTCCAAATTCATTTAAGAGCCCCGCTGAATTGCGTAATGCTATTTTAATCATTACTAATACGCACTTACTACTAATTCATTATTAACGGATAAAAAAGCTTGTGCAACGCGCGCTATATTTTCTTCATTTAAACCTGCAATGCAGATTCTACCACTTTTTACTAAGTATATGGCATATTCCTCACGAAGATCATGGACTTGCTTCGGCGAAAATCCAGAATAGCTAAACATTCCAGTTTGGTCTATCAGAAAACTGAACCGCTCTTTTTCTCCACCCAATTGGATTATTTGACTGTATAGATTTTTTCTAATCTGTTTCATGCGTATACGCATTGATTCAAGTTCAATTAACCAAATTTGTTTTAATTCCGGGTTTCCTAGTATAACGTCTATTAACTTAGCGCCATAAGTGGGAGGGCTTGAGTAATTTTTACGTACCGTCGCTTTTAATTGCCCAGCTACTAGATTTGCTTCCTCTTTGTCCGTACAGACCACAGAGAGACCACCTACACGTTCACCATATAGTGAAAATATCTTTGAAAATGAGTTGCTCAGTAAAAATGTTAGGCCAGCATTTGTCATTGCAGTAATCGCATAGAGATCTTCATTAAACCCTTTTCCAAACCCCTGATAAGCCATGTCCAAAAAAGGAATTAATTTTTTAAATTTTAAAACCTTTATGGTTTCGTCCCATTGTTCTTTAGTCAGATCTGCGCCAGTAGGATTGTGGCAGCAAGGATGAAGAAGAACGATAGCAGACTCTTCCAAGGTCGAAAGAAAAGTGATCATCGCATTAAAATCTAACGTACCTAGTGTATCATTAAAGTATGGATAATATTCTACTGTAAACCCAGCACCATTAAATATAGAAATATGATTTTCCCAAGTAGGTCTGCTTACATAAACCTTACTGGTTGGATAGCTTTTCTTCAGGAAATCAGCACCTACTTTTAATGCACCCGATCCTCCAAGGGTTTGAATAGTTGTAATTCTTTTTTCAGTAATAGCTTGAGGAGCATGAGCAAATAATAAGTGCTGAATATGTTGACAATAAGAAGGCATGCCGCTCATAGGTAAGTATAGCGATGACTGGTCATTTTTAATCTGGTTTTTTGCCTGAGATACAGCATCCATAACAGGAGTTTCACCTCTTTCATTATAATACAGTCCTATGCTAAGATTAACTTTATCAGTACGAGGGTCATTATTGTATGCATCCATCAACGATAAGATAGGATCGCCAGCATAGTGTTCGATATGTTTAAACATTATTGTGTTTATTTTGTTATTCGGATAGTGTGATGGTAGCAAAATTAGACAATGTATAGTGCAATCAATAGGCACTTACTTACTTCCGAATATATTATCGCTATCGAAATAATTTAAGATAGCAATTTGAAAAATTTACGGGTTTATTAGTGAATAGGTCTTAAATGTTATTATTTTATTGAATCATTTTATTCTATTGAAATATTTAAATGACCTCGTTTTTTAGGATTTAACTCAATAGTCTATAGGAATCAGTGACATGATTTTTTTGAGTTGGATGAGAAAGGGTGAAAGCTTAATAAG
This region includes:
- a CDS encoding SusC/RagA family TonB-linked outer membrane protein, which gives rise to MKINERPGGNSYVGTLRKILILMKLTTFILLISLVQVSAITNAQITIKERNITLQKIMDKISLQSGYDFIYLDSDLINLKAISVDLKNENINTALKICFADQPLTYFVNDKTVMIKKKQSYLLNSVVQSILVQDIKGIVLDEKGAPLAGVTVRLKGSKIVVTTDGQGQFFLNKVGKEQQLQVSFVGYRTKDIVIGVSRDITVKMELATSVLEEVAVVNTGYQTISKERATGAFNTISQEQLEKPATSIAQRLIGTTAGMQATLDADGNPRFEIRGQSALNIRDGFGVRNQNAAPLVVVDGFPIQGDFSTINPNDVETVTVLKDAAAASIWGAKSANGVIVVVTKKGKKGTPLAINFSAFTRISKKLDLDYVNPLASSSETIDYEMKSFGNWGASINGGNFPNDVYKAWSPGTIALSEYNLGHISLQDRDALLTKYKGLSNKKQIKDELLKNPSVQQYNLDFSGSNERMSNRVSLLYENTQSNFKYSDNKKYNVNYNTSADIFKWLKLNFGGLVNYNKINRSGANYNVNPYGSPNPLADIANIAPYEMLRNEDGSLNNIGKYYTPIIDKLVPTSLFPYADWTYNPIQEIENRKYTSEQLNTRLQAGLSFKIIKGLTFDTKIQYELFNTTNRNWNNENTFYVRNIVNSAASWNRVTNRVTPNLPKGGILEQGRVKTESYIFRNQLNFERKFKEDHEISFIGGTEINNLVSQTFTSPTAYGYNSETLGVGIFPNGPGTPTAPIVDWTGFNQSFEYVNKFTHVTDRYFSLFGNASYTYKRKYTLSGSIRTDASNLITDDPSYRYAPFWSLGGSWQISKEQFMQESKWIDHLALRATYGYNGNVDRSTSFRPLIAIEPSPNLYTGDYRATISSYGNPNLRWEKTGTWNIGVDYSLFGGSIFGKVDVYNKAGKDLIATLSIPGVNGTTRQNLNNAAMTNKGIELEIGTVQRLRGNDIVWRGNANFSYNKNQITKLFVANYYASSLVGGGSNAYVEGEDSNTLWAYEYTGVKNNQPTIAGPNGTFFDFATNTPGNGTTYLLNMGTTVAPYTLGFTNSFKVYDFNFSFIVTGKFGHKFKREGFNYPATLQSRVLPNKKINEVLNGDLMQVIPLPLNQIEPRYYFWGRFHPYMNYLVENASHIRMQEINLTYNLPFRLGSKINLKRVQVFAQGNDLFTVVANKAGEDPEYPLGTLKPQPRISLGIKCEL
- a CDS encoding TlpA disulfide reductase family protein, with translation MMKTSTIISIVLYIILASVGSKAQAQKSKEDNYQINGQIKGLNNNQIFIIVYKEGNEKTDTLTTISVGEKFEMKGFTDKSRSVQLHLGEINPRKNSYFYLEPGIIKITGNVDHPDEIKILGTETNEAYTRTQEFLVPLYKRRSALIQQIRNLKEGTPDYKNLAVSIKSKSDSVNDYKILFIKENPRSDISLGYLYVLQDNLPVGLADSLYTNLVPNLRSTVQGKYIGDKLAASKTVAVGKKAPDFTSSDTTGAAIKLSDFKGKYVLLEFWAHWCVPCRAQHPHMKVIYDKFKDKGFTILQYSIDVKKDEKKWKEAIVKDGLVWPQASDLSNGKAPVAELYGVQPIPDSFLISPDGTIIGRRLSHQELEDILSQKLSK
- a CDS encoding RNA polymerase sigma factor; translated protein: MDPGSEYSDNELIILLKQNNEFAFRLIFEEWHKKLYFFCMRYLQNKEQSEETVHDTLVKLWTSRHNIDENLPVGALLYTICKRLCLNRIRDAARAANAASEMWNNYVDLIDNSEERIILSELQDFTNKAVSKLPKQQQLVFKMSRDEGMSQLEIADKLNISKGTVKKHSSEAIKYLKVYFKNHFYLWLILSLLSKL
- a CDS encoding FUSC family protein — its product is MIKIALRNSAGLLNEFGPEALRACLSAMIPAFLIGYYYHLDYSVPFLIAAMNASMTDFPGRQKDKLLVARSGIFWTMTIALTVGVLLPYPIFLIVAVSAAAAIFTMFTALGKRIGMVGVTNLFMITFTMGLHPHDPLQFALFAGAGTAFYHLVSIIHSRLFPLWELKRALNICYLTSAQLLRVKAKYYVKDDPLNQIYKEAAQISIRLAEQHELIRYLLLQNKNTFQNETAYPLWIHAYQLIDLYSLATSVNRDYQEIRMELDQIGASKKVKALILAVADCVETTMHNQKNNSKDSYYIQQISRGIEDLEQINFRHNKSANEALIDVIENSTAFIQSRRLLEEGNEDHLVKAFYDRQIDYDSFITPVKSSIKDIWYHIHSYTPLSMFALRMAFLFLVGGIFGYILSEMKYTYWIFMTIIVVTRPTFSATVVRNIDRLTGTMIGLILGSLIVNLTTDIYYSILFAGILMFCFLIFNRRYYDISVAFITASVVVALNLTEHNIINISTNRLLFTCLGCGLSVLCWYLIPIRAGQKIDIIIKNVLQENNKFKEAVMDFLHLPNDQSHLNMRVARKKAFMSLTALSDSCFLTQKEPGLAKGYRKKIMNLHAHSYHYHELISSFLIENKADKNKSRCNTKSNERRFQKIKQLNGRISKDIANLNFKPTNESVTRNVSGGE
- a CDS encoding FecR family protein, with the protein product MKKDTLILQYLLDKYTKREINKEEFDLLLTYFKDHDSYKDVEIFMDKDWETLSEEYPLAKSKSEELFQNILLDSRCNVIDHSKKNGIGIFSVWTLASATAAALIVLGIFLHYKSELKSKINTDQTQFVDIPAGGNRATLTLASGIKIVLNQNKEGLLIGDDVITYSDGSILEKTTEVLSSQSKTIYQTIETPKGGTYQITLSDGTKIWLNAASTLTYPSDLKTSKSRIVSLEGEAYFEVAKDKSRPFIVKSKNQTVKVLGTHFNISCYGDEKSVKTTLIEGSVEVNDVLLRPNEQSILTDNKIKVLTVAAEKSIAWKNGKFVFKSENLGSIMKKLARWYDVEIIVDGDISDKIFTGSISRYDNISKILEKISFTQAVKFKIEGRRIIIMP
- a CDS encoding RagB/SusD family nutrient uptake outer membrane protein; translated protein: MKNRYVYNYNLLILLSSSILFLGCKRFLEEPPSKTSALVVKTTAQINALLDNQSTFFQEDNRTQVYGTDDWGMNVDLYNGGRSVLSNIASIQFSTWDSQYLLNDISDNFWSNEYKKIFTANMALSSLANVTGSEQDKEIIRTDAHFIRAYSYWALVNTYCLPYTEENKNELGLPIKTSTSFEEPIERQPLQKVYELIESDLSEALKTSVSLTQSGRPRHWRASKEAVNAFAARYFLHKNNYNKAVEHADETLKGYNLLVDYNTEMRYGIDGTAGINAGTPQAETVTLKYPYTHNNQSDQTDMIAWKEFLYFRMLSLGTWWYIPSKELLALYDKENDLRYKYHMVENYSYDRGMVKPAYSYPGYVFFFKQWTPSGPTVAETLLIKAEAQARLNEVQNAMNTVNILRSKRMKPGPWVDLTASSKEDAIKKILEERRREMPFVQRWFDIRRYNNNEDPNDDIILTRDFYPYNGTNVLFNEPVKTYTLPKNSRRYASPIPSTEIISSNGVIVQNNY